A region of Maniola jurtina chromosome 18, ilManJurt1.1, whole genome shotgun sequence DNA encodes the following proteins:
- the LOC123874349 gene encoding odorant receptor 13a-like, with amino-acid sequence MDIPEFDEIFRQIKINFWLMGIIFDQHGIALRYYIFLLAITIIAVAEIAFFFSSISAENFLELTQLAPCTCIGWLSIIKIIFITSSRQKIFDLTRCLKQLYDEMLSDSKKREIVKRDFIFLKFLLKYFFILNSILIIVYNFAPLLLMFYHYYTKNVIVYRLPYAVLFPFSTDSWYTWLLIYFLSMIAGFTCILYVTTVDALYYIMTSHTCAQFALLSEEIQYLDKNTSHCLSGIVKKHQYILKLSQDLEEIFRAPNLFNVLVGSIEICALGFNLTMGQWAQIPGVVLFLLSILYQILMISVFGENLIRESRKVGEAAFLCKWYDMDKMAKKIIFLLILRSNKPQKLTAYKFSVISYQSFTKIISTSWSYFTILRTVYNPSEIKKE; translated from the exons ATGGATATTCCTGAATTCGATGAAATTTTCAggcaaataaaaatcaatttctGGCTGATGGGCATTATTTTTGATCAACATGGAATAGCACTAAGATACTACATCTTTCTGTTAGCTATCACTATAATCGCAGTAGCAGAAATAGCATTCTTTTTCTCCAGTATATCGGCAGAAAATTTTCTCGAGTTAACTCAATTAGCACCATGTACCTGCATCGGATGGCTAtccattatcaaaatcatattCATCACTTCGAGTAGgcaaaaaatttttgatttgacCCGTTGCCTAAAACAGTTGTATGATGAAATGCTTAGTGATTCAAAGAAACGAGAGATCGTTAAACGTGATTTCATCTTCCTTAAATTTTTACTCAAATACTTTTTCATCTTGAACTCAATATTGATCATCGTATACAATTTTGCTCCCCTACTATTAATGTTCTACCATTATTACACGAAAAATGTAATAGTTTATAGATTGCCGTATGCTGTGTTGTTTCCATTTTCAACGGATTCGTGGTATACTtggttacttatatattttctttctaTGATTGCTG GTTTCACCTGTATCCTGTACGTCACGACTGTGGATGCCCTTTACTATATAATGACGTCACATACTTGTGCTCAATTTGCTCTGCTTAGTGAGGAAATTCAATATCTGGACAAAAACACCTCTCACTGTCTTAGTGGGATCGTGAAAAAGCATCAATATATTTTGAA GCTATCTCAAGATCTCGAAGAAATTTTTCGAGCACCAAACTTGTTCAACGTATTAGTTGGATCTATTGAAATATGTGCTCTAGGATTTAATTTAACG ATGGGGCAGTGGGCACAAATACCAGGAGTTGTTCTATTTTTGCTGTCAATACTATATCAAATATTGATGATCAGCGTGTTTGGAGAAAATCTTATAAGGGAG AGCCGAAAAGTTGGCGAAGCTGCATTCCTCTGCAAGTGGTATGACATGGACAAGATggcaaagaaaataatttttctcTTAATACTTAG ATCCAACAAACCTCAGAAATTGACAGCTTATAAATTTTCAGTTATATCGTATCAAAGTTTCACTAAG aTTATCAGTACATCGTGGTCTTATTTTACTATTCTGAGAACTGTTTATAACCCATCCGAAATTAAAAAAGAATGA
- the LOC123874259 gene encoding pancreatic lipase-related protein 2-like, whose protein sequence is MKPLLCLLFVAVYSVVAGPIDLIDGKYPRFFDYEDEEGNIHKVDLLEPVDMELLEEIQRNPANNEYHLFTRRNPNSYQRLRINDANSIRSSHFDPRHPTIVISHGWLSNMKTNLNPVIRDAYLRLKETNVIVLDWRRLALAPYPTAARGVPDIGRGLGQFLNFLHRTTGVPFNTIHLIGFSLGGHVVGNAGRYLGGRIARITSLDPAGPLWSNNDQRLRPSDAIYVEAIHTNGGVAGLGIGTPVANVDFFPNGGKSQPGCYTPICDHNRAWEFFVATVPRPNHLMGRRCANMQEVNRDNCNGPTFPLGNTYLNKRGSGIFRVNTGRRYPF, encoded by the exons ATGAAGCCTTTGCTGTGTTTACTGTTCGTGGCGg ttTACTCCGTAGTCGCGGGGCCCATCGATCTAATCGATGGCAAGTACCCGCGTTTCTTCGACTACGAAGATGAAGAAGGCAATATTCACAAAGTGGACTTACTCGAACCGGTAGATATGGAGCTTTTGGAAGAAATCCAGAGAAACCCTGCCAATAATGAGTACCATCTTTTTACGAG ACGGAACCCCAATTCATATCAGAGACTTAGAATAAACGACGCAAACAGTATCCGATCCTCGCATTTCGACCCGAGACATCCCACTATTGTTATTTCCCACGGATGGCTCAGCAACATGAAGACTAACCTCAATCCAGTTATTAGAGATG CGTACCTCAGGCTAAAGGAAACCAACGTTATTGTATTGGACTGGAGGAGGCTCGCTTTGGCTCCCTATCCAACAGCAGCTAGAGGGGTCCCAGATATTGGACGTGGTCTTGGACAGTTCCTCAACTTCCTCCATAGGACTACTGGAGTACCCTTTAACACCATACATCTGATTGGCTTCAGTTTGGGTGGCCATGTTGTTGGTAATGCTGGCAGATATCTTGGTGGAAGAATTGCTCGTATTACTA GTTTGGATCCCGCTGGTCCTCTATGGAGCAACAACGACCAACGCTTAAGACCATCAGACGCTATATACGTCGAAGCTATTCACACAAACGGAGGTGTGGCAGGTCTCGGCATTGGAACTCCAGTAGCCAACGTTGACTTCTTCCCCAACGGTGGCAAATCCCAGCCTGGTTGCTACACGCCGATATGTGATCACAACAGAGCCTGGGAGTTCTTCGTTGCGACGGTACCAAGGCCGAATCACCTTATGGGTAGACGGTGCGCGAACATGCAAGAAGTCAATAGAGATAATTGTAATGGACCCACATTTCCTCTGGGAAacacttacttaaataaaagagG atctGGCATATTCCGGGTAAATACTGGCAGAAGATACCCATTCTAA
- the LOC123874260 gene encoding pancreatic triacylglycerol lipase-like, with amino-acid sequence MKTVLCLLCVAVCYAIAGASSLVDGKYSRYIEFPDGDGVMQAVDLLEPVDTELLREVERNPANNNYLLYTRRNRRSSQRLIINNVNSIRNSNFNANHQTVVIAHGWLGNQNTNINPTIRDAYLNKGEANVIVLDWRRLAVSTYPTAAAGVPAVGRGLGQFLEFLHSVTGQPFNRMHLAGFSLGAHLVGNAGRQLGGRVARVTGLDPAGPLWNRNSERLRPTDGVYVEAIHTDGGTTGLGIGTAIANADFFPNGGNSQPGCYNSICNHNRAYELFASTVTRNHLVGRQCSNTAQISANSCRGSSFHMGNDDLNKTGSGLFRVNTGRRYPF; translated from the exons ATGAAGACGGTTTTGTGCTTATTGTGTGTAGCGG tttgcTACGCAATCGCGGGTGCCTCCTCCCTGGTGGACGGCAAGTACTCGCGATACATCGAGTTCCCAGATGGCGACGGTGTAATGCAAGCTGTGGATTTACTAGAGCCTGTCGACACGGAACTGCTGAGGGAAGTCGAGAGGAACCCGGCTAATAACAATTACCTACTCTACACAAG GCGCAATAGGAGATCGTCTCAGAGGCTGATAATTAACAACGTGAATAGTATCCGGAATTCGAACTTCAACGCCAACCACCAGACCGTGGTCATCGCCCATGGTTGGCTCGGCAATCAAAACACTAATATTAACCCAACAATCAGAGATG CATATCTTAATAAAGGTGAAGCAAATGTGATTGTTTTGGACTGGAGGAGGCTCGCCGTATCCACATACCCCACAGCTGCGGCTGGAGTCCCAGCGGTAGGACGTGGCCTTGGGCAGTTCCTGGAGTTCCTACACAGTGTTACTGGACAGCCTTTTAACAGGATGCATCTAGCTGGGTTCAGTTTGGGTGCTCATTTAGTTGGCAATGCTGGAAGACAGTTGGGCGGAAGAGTGGCCCGTGTTACCG GCTTAGATCCAGCAGGTCCACTGTGGAATCGGAACTCAGAACGTCTGCGACCCACCGACGGTGTATACGTGGAAGCTATCCACACAGACGGTGGTACCACCGGCCTTGGCATCGGGACTGCCATTGCTAATGCTGACTTCTTCCCGAATGGTGGCAACTCGCAACCTGGTTGCTACAACAGTATCTGTAACCATAACAGGGCTTATGAACTGTTCGCTTCAACTGTGACCCGTAATCACCTCGTGGGCAGGCAGTGCTCTAACACTGCTCAGATTTCTGCTAATAGTTGCCGTGGCAGCAGTTTTCATATGGGCAACGATGATTTGAATAAGACAGG ATCTGGCTTATTTAGAGTTAATACTGGAAGACGATACCCGTTCTGA